The genomic window TCTTCCCGGGAGGCTTGCCGCCGGCACCGCCCAAAGCCTCCGATCGCCGCAAAAGGCCCCCTTCCCCTTCCGGGCGACGTAGATCTGATCGAGATGAGCGTCGCAAATCACTCCCAACACCGGCTCGTCCCGATGCAGCAGGGTAATGCTCACGGCGCAGAGGGGCAGGCCGATGGCGAAATGGTTCGCTTCGTCCAGGGGATCGACCATCCACAGCCAGTCTCCCGCTTCCCCCGACCGGCCCGTTTCCTCCCCCCGGATCGCGTGATCGGGAAAGTGGCGGCGAATCCGTCGAATGATCTCCTGCTCCGCCTGCTCATCCACTCCCGTCACCACATCGCCGAAATCGCCCTTCTCCCAGGCCCGAAACGGGCCGCCGAAACGCTCCCGAATCAGGGTTCCGGCAAAACGGGCCGCCTCCACGGCGATTCCGCAGGCCCGGTGCAGAACTTCTTCCATGGCCCACCACGGCTTTCCGGCGGATAGCGAGCAGAGGGGGTGAACCGCGCCGGCCTGAAAAGGCGTTTTCGCGGCACGACCCCTCTCCGGGGCTTCCCACGGGGTGTTGACAATTGTTCGATGTATCGGAATTCGGTATTTCCCGCTTGATTTCCTTCCCCTGCGGCTCTTCCCGGGGAAAGCCTTCCTTACGGCGGCGCCGTCACTTGAGACCCGTCGTCGCCAACCCCTTGATGAAGTGGCGCTGGAAGATGAGGAAGACGATGATCACCGGTACCGTCATGAACATGGCGCCGGCCAGCACGTGGTTCCAGAAGGCGTCGTACTCCCCGTAAAGGCTGTTCAACCCGACGGGAAGGGTGTACATCTCCTCCGAGCTGGTCAGCAGGTTGGGCCACATGAAGCTGTTCCAGTTCCCCAGAAACATGAAGATGATCTGGGTGGCTATGGCCGGCCTCGCCAAAGGCATCGCGATCCGCCAAAAGACGCCCCAGCGGCTCAAGCCGTCCAGGAAGCCCGCCTCTTCCAGCTCCCGGGGAATGGACAGGAAAAACTGGCGCATCAGGAAGATGCCGAAGCTCTGGGTGAGGAAGGGGATGGTCAAACCGGCGTAGGTGTTGATCCAGCCCAAGTTGCTCAGGAGGATATACATGGGAACAAGGATCACCTGACCCGGAACCATCATCACCGCCAAAATCGTCAAAAACAGCGCCTTGCGCCCGGGAAAGGGAATCCGGGCCAGGGCGTACCCCGCCATGGAATTGAAGACCACGTTGCCCGTGGTGACGATCGCCGCCACCAGGAGGCTGTTAAAAAACCAGCGGGCAAAGGGGTATTCGTCGCTCAGCACGATGTTTTCATAGTTTTCAAAGGTGAGCCTCTCCAGGGGCACCCACAGGGTGTTGATGTCCGGCGTCATCTTGAAGGAGGTGAAAACGGACCAGAGAAAAGGACCGATGGTCACGATGGCGTAACCGATCACGATGACGTAGAACAGGGGTCGGACAAATATTCGCTTCAAAGGACTCCCCTCCCTTCACATGCGCATCTCTTCGCCGAAGAATTTCCGCTGAATCAGCGTCAGGATGAGAATGACGAAAAAGAGGAAAAAGGCGATGGCCGAGGCATAGCCCATCTCGAAATCCCTGAAGGCCTTGTTGTACAGATAGAGCACCACCGTCAGCGTGGCGTCCAGGGGCCCCCCGTCTCCGCCGGAAATCACGTACATCTGGTCGAAGACCTGGAAGGTGCCGATAATGGACATCACCACGATGAAAAAGGTGGTGGGCTTCAGCATCGGCAGGGTGATGTGCCAAAACTGCTGCCAGCGGTTGGCCCCGTCAATCTGGGCGGCTTCGTACAGATCGTCGGGGATGTCCTGCAGGCCCGCCAGGTAAATCACCATAAACTGCCCCACGGTGCTCCACACCGCCATCATCATGATGGAAGGGAGTGCGAAGGTGACGTCGTCAAACCAGCTCCTCGCCGCAATGCCGAAGAAGCCGAGAATATGGTTCACCAGCCCGTCCTTTTTGAAGAGGAAGAGAAACATGACGGAGACGGCCACCGTGGACGTGACCGTGGGCAAAAAATAGGCGACCCGGAAAAAGGTTTTTCCCTTGATCTTGCTGTTGACGATCAGGGCCAGCATCAGGGCGATGCTCACCTGGACGGGGACCACCCCCAGGGAATAGATGCTGGTGTTGAGAAGGGCGCGCAGGAAGCGCTCATCCTGGAACATCTGAATGTAATTGTCCAGGCCGACGAACTCGGCGCCCTCGGGATTGAGAAAGGTGAAGGACTGAAAGCTGAGAAAAAAGGCGTAGAAGATGGGGCCGATCAGAAACACGGCCAGGGAAACGATCACCGGAAGGGTAAACAGGTAGCCCATGACCGGATCGCTGAGGAGAGAGAGGCGTTTCCTCCGGGCGGCGGGCTTCGTCACGACCGTCGTTTGGGGCTTCACCGACTGACCTCCTTTCAAGCGCAAGTGGCGGCCGCTGCCGGATTGCCGCCACCATCGCCAAGCAAAATCCTTGACCTTCAAAGCATGACGCAACTCATCTTAAGGATGGGAGCATGACGCTCCCATCCTCCTTCGGTCACTTCAGTTTGTTTTGCGCTTCTTCCAGGGCCTTCTTGGCCGGGGTTTTCTTCAGAATGGCCGATTCCGCCGCCTTGTTGAAGGCGTCCACCAATTCGTTCCCCTTTTCGCCGTATTGGTAGGGCTCGGCATATTCGACGCCCTTCACGAAGGCCTCCCGCTCCGGATACTTTTCAAGGAATTTTTCACCCATCGACTTCAGGGAGGGCAAGGCCAATCCGCCTTCCACCACGGGTTGCTGCCCCTTCTCGCTGGTGAGGAACTGCAACAGCTTGAAGGCCTCCTCCTTGTGCTTGGAATTTTTGGACATCACGTAGGCGACGGTAAAGGCCAGGTTGGAATTTTGCTTCTCCTTCACGGGCAGTTCCACCATGCCGTATTCCAGGTCCGGAGCCTTTTCCTTCAGGAAGGGAATCATCCATCCCCCTTCAAACACCATGGCCACCTTTTCCTCGGCAAAGGCGTCCCCGTTCCACTCCACGCCCAGGTTGGACGGGGTGTCCGCCACCTTATCCTTGATGAAGAGATCGGTGATAAACTGCAGCGCCTCGGCGTTGGCCGGATGGTTCAGGGTCGGATTTCCCTTTTCGTCCAACACTTGCCCCCCGTTTTGGATCAGGAAGGGTTGGTAGCGGTCCAAGCTGGGATGGAGGGCGATTGCCTTTTTGTTTCCTTTGGTCAGCTTCTTGGCTACATCCTTAAGTTCGTCCCAGGTTTTGGGCGGTTTCACGCCCGCCTCTTCAAACATTTTCTTGTTGTAGAAAAGGACGAGGGTGTTGTAGTCCTTCGGAATGCCGTAGGTTTTCCCTTCCCATTGAAACGCTTTCACCAACGATTCTTCGTAGGCCGAAAGGTCCACGTTGTTCTTCTTGATGTACTCGTCCAGAGGCTCCAGCACGCCCAACTTCATGAATTGGGGCGCCGGCATGCTGTCCAGGTAGTAGACGTCCGGTTCGTCCTTGGCGGCGATCAACGTCTGCATTTCGCTGAGATAATCGCCGGTAATCGAGTGCAGCTTCACCTTGATGTTCGGATTTTCCTTTTCAAAGGCGGCCACCTGTTCCTGCACGATCTTCTTCTCCGCCGGGCTGGAGAAAGCGCCGCCGAGGGTGATCGTCACTTTCCCGTCCTCGGAGGAACCTTCACTCCCTCCGCCGCAGCCGGACAAGACAAAAGCGACGGCAACAACCAGGCTGACCCATGTCATCCAACGACGTTTGAGCATTCTGCATCCCTCCTCGGGGTATAAATGGCGGACGGGACGGAAGAATCCCCGGGAAAGCGGCCGCGCCCCTTTCCGGAGACGCCTTCCGTCCGTCCCGGTTATGTGAACCCCCCGCCAGGCGGGAGGATTTCACCGCTAGCAGGGATGGATCGCCACATCCCAGCCCGTGGTGTTGATCTCGACCCAGGTGCGGGTGGCGTCGCCGACCCGCTCCAGGTTGAGATCCAGCACCCCCTGCCCCAGCCGGAGCCGCCGGACGGACAACCGGTTCATCCCCTGCGGCAAATCGGGATGAAGATGAATCCGCTTGCCGACAGGGTCCGGCTCCACCCCCAGGATCGCCTGCAGGATGGTGAAGGCGGTTCCCGCCGCCCACGCCTGGGGCGAACAGGCGACCGGATAGGGAAGCGGGCCCCCTTCTCCCCGTTCATGCCCGGAGAAAAGTTCCGGCAACCGATGTTGGAAATATACGGATGCCTCCACCAGTCCCCGGATGATCCGCTCCGCTTCCCGGTAAAAGCCCAGCCGCTTCAAACCGAGAAGAATCAGGGCGTTGTCATGGGGCCAGACGGACCCGTTGTGGTAGCTGTCCGGATCGTAGGATTTGCAGGCGGAGCTCTTCGTTCTCACGCCCCACCCGGAGAAGAGATCGGGCTCCAACAGGCGCCGGGCCACCCGCTCCGCCTGTTCGGGCGGGAGTATGCCGGTCATGAGGCAATGGCCGGGATTGGAAGTGACGGTTCCCGCCTGCTTCCCTTCGCCGTCCAGCGCCAGGGCGACGAACTGTTCGTCCTCCATCCAGAAGTCCCGGGCAAACCGCTCCCGCAGAAGCTCCGCTTCGCGGTTCAGCCGCTCCGACCGCTCGCCGTCCCCCAGCAGGCGGAACAGATCCGACCACGCCTTTTTGGCCATATAGACGTAACCCTGCACTTCCGACAAGGCGATCGGCGCCTCGGCCAGCCGGCCATCCCGGTGCACCACCGAGTCCTCCGAATCCTTCCATCCCTGATTCCGGATGCCTTTGGAAGACCGCATCGCGTAGGAGACATAACCGGTTCCCGCGGGATCGCCGTACCGGTCGATCCAGTTCAGCGCCTCGATCGCATGGGGAACCATCTCGCGCACGAAGTCCAGATCGCCGGTCCAGCGGTACACCTCGGCGATCAGAATGAGAAACAACGGGGTGGAATCGATGGATCCGTAATAGGGCGTGAAGGGGATCTGGCCGGAACGGGCCAGTTCGCCGAACCGGATCTCGTGAAGGATCTTCCCCGGCTCCTCATCCCTCCAGGCATCTTCTTTTTTGCCCTGATATTTGGCCAGGATGCGAAGGGTTCCCTTGGCCACCTCCGGGCGAACGGGAAGGGCCTGCAGCGCCGCGATCAGGCTGTCCCTCCCGAAGGGAACGGCGTAAATCGGCAGTCCCGCCACCGGAAAGGGCCCGTCGCCCAGATCGGTCAAGAGCATGCGCAGATCCTTCAACCCGCGCGCAAACATCCGGTTGAAATCGTCCCAGTCCGAGTTCACCTCGGGAGTGCCCACAAACCACTCCCGCTCGCTCTCCTCCAGCTTCAACAGGGATTGTTGCTCGCCGATCACCCGGGGAATCTCTCCGTCGGTCCCCGGAACATACCGGAGATGCACCGACCGGCAGACGTTCGATTCCAGGCGGAGCGGAAACCGGATGGTCCCGTCATCCGCCACCTCCGCCGGAGTGCCTTCGGTTTCCACATCGGTGGTCCGGTGCACCCCGTCCACCCCGCGGTAGGAGAAGCGCACGCCTTTTTCCGTGGGGGTCACGCCTTCCCGTTTCCCGACCCGCCCTTTCCAGCCGCGCACCACGAACATGTCGGCGAAGTCGGCATCCACCAGCAGCGAGAGGCGGGTCTGCACCGGCCGATCCCCGCGGTTGATGAAGGAGAAGGTCTCATATACCACACCGCCGTAGATCCACCGCTTTCGGGTGATGTCCAGCAAATCCCCGCCGACGGGTTTTCCCTCGGCGTCCGTTCCCTCCCGGTTGGTAAACCGGTAACAGCTGGTCGCCCCGTCCGCCTCCCCGCCCAGGGGAACAGTCGGGATGCCCTCCAGTTTCCACTCCAGCCGGCTCAAAAATCGGGTGTCCTGGGTGAACATTCCCAGCCCCCTGTCGTCGCCGGCGGGCAGATCGCCGTTATCATCCGAGTAAAAGAAGAGATCCCCCTCTTTGATGACCTGAGTCAAAACGGTTTCCCCCCACTGCAATTTTTGAAAAATCCACAAACGGGACGAAAACGTTTTCGAAATCGCGCAGGGCTTCCTTCATCGCTCACAAAGCCGGCGGAGCCGTGCTTTCCCGGATCTCCAGCTTCGGCTCCAACACCTCGGCGGTTCCGATTTCCCCGTCAAACATGCGGATCAGAAGATCGACCGCCTTCCTTCCGAACTCGTAGACGGGCTGCGAAACCGTGGACAGCGCCGGAGTGACAAAGGAGGCCAATTCAATGTCGTCAAATCCCATCACCGAGATATCCTCCGGAACCCTTCGTCCCAGGTCTTTCAGCTCCCGGATCGCTCCGATCGCCATCGTGTCGCTGGCGCAAAAAACCGCCGTCATTTCCGGAAAGCGGGAGAGCAGATGGCGGATCCCCTCCCGTCCCGACGCTTCCTCAAAATCGCCGAAATACACCTTTTCCGGACGGTATTCGATTCCCGCCTCCTTCAAGGCATTCCGGTATCCGTTCAGCCGCTCCAGGCTGACGAAGGCCTGGGCGTGCCCGTTGATCATTCCGATTTCCCGGTGTCCTTCGGCGATGAGATGCTCCACGGCCATCCGGGCGCCCCGCTCGTTGTCCAGCGTGACGTGACCGCATTTGTCCCCCACCAGCGGGACATCGATCAGCACGCAGGGAACGGAGGACTCCACCACTTCCTTCAAGTAGGGATCGTCCGTCCGCATGCCCATCAAAATCACGCCGTCCAACTGCCGTCGCCGACACAGTTCCATGTAGGGGACCTGCTCCTGTCTCGACGGATCCGTTGTCGACAAGACCAAGTCGTAACCCGCCTCCGTTGCCCGGTCGTTCACGCCGCAGATGATGTTAAACGTCAGATCGTGACCGGTGCGGGAACGGGTCAATTCGGAAATGATCAACCCGATGGTCTGTGATTTCTTCATCACCAAACTGCGGGCGACGGCATTGGGGCGGTAGTTCAGCTCTTCGGCGATGCGCAGGATCCGCTCCCGCGTCTCGGGACGGATGTCCTTGTAGCCGTTCAGCGCCCGGGACACCGTCGTCACGGAAACCCCTGCCCGTTTTGCAATATCCTTGATTGTAACGCCCATGCCATCCTCCCGAAAACGTTTTCGCTAACATCATAGCGGAATCTTTTTTTCCTCGTCAATGACTTTTTTCATGGAAGAAAAAGGAGCATCCGGCCATAAGAGGGAAAATCCATCCATGGGGGAAAAAACGGCAAGGGAGGAAACGCGATGCAATACGCCCGCCTGGGAACATCGCACCTGAAGGTCTCCCGGATCGGCATGGGCACGGGAGGATGGATGTGGGACGGGATGGATGAATCGGAGGCGACTTACGCCCTTCACCGGGCCGTCGATCTGGGCATCAACCTGATCGACACGGCCCCCCTGTACGGGTTCGGCCGGGCGGAGGAAATCATCGGAAAAGCCCTCGCGGAATCCCGCAGCCGAAACCGGGTGGTGATCGCGACAAAAGCCGGCCTCGAGTGGGACGCGCGCAGGCGCATCTGGTGGTGCAACGCATCCCGCAAGCGGATCCTGGAGGAAATCGAGCAAAGCCTGCGCCGCCTGCGGACCGACTGGATCGACCTTTATCAAATCCATTGGCCTGACCCGGAAACGCCGATCGAAGAGACGGCGGAGACGCTGCTTTCTTTGTACGAAAAGGGCGTGATCCGGGCCGTCGGCGTCAGCAATTTCCGTCCGGAACAAATGGAAGCGTGGCGAAAGGTCGCCCCCCTCCACGCGAACCAACTGCAGCTCAATCTGTTCCGGCGTCATTTTCTCGAAACGGCTTTCCGCCACTGCCGCCGGCACGACATCGGGACGCTCACCTGGGGCACCTTGGCCGGCGGGCTGCTCACCGGAAAATTTTCCGCCGACACCGCCTTTCCCGAAAACGATGCCCGGCGCCATGACCCGATGTTTCAAGGGGAGCGGTTCCGCCAATACCTGGCCGCGACGGAGGAACTGAAAAAAACGGCGGCGGAAAGGGGACGCACCGTCACCCAACTGGCCGTCCGCTGGACCCTCCAACAACCCGGTGTGACGGTCGCCCTGTGGGGAGCCCGCAGGCCGGATCACTTGGACGAGGTGCCCGGCGTCTTCGGCTGGTCGCTGTCCGATCGGGATTTCGCCCGCATCGACGACATTCTGCGGAAAACGGTGACAAATCCCCTTCCACCGCCTCCGCCGGATTTCCGTCCCCCCTCCCGGTCGGAGATGAAAAGATGGAGAAGGTGATTTCCCGTCAGTGACCCCTCCCGCACAGGATGCAACAAATTTCCATTTCTATTCGAACGTTTGTTCGTGTATCCTATAGATTGAGGTGATTGCGATGGATCGGGGAAACAAGCTGTGGGAGGGTCACCGGCTCCTGCTGCCGCAGCACCGGGACCTGATCTTGGAGGAAAAGCAGAAGGCGAAGGAGTATCATCCGCCGGAACTGGCGGCGGACGAGTTGGAAGCCCTCGACCGGACGATCCGATGGTCCCGGGCGAAAAAAAGGCCGATTGTACTTACCTACGCCAGCAAGTACGGTCCGAAGCGGTGCACCGGGGTCGTCCTGAACATCAATCTCCTCGAAGGATGGATCATTCTTCAGAGCGGGGAAGAAAAACGGTTGATTCCCCTGTCCAAAATCGTCGGAGCCGAAGCGGAATCTGGCTGGGAATGACCGGCGCAGGGGTGCCGGCCGCTGATCCCGGCATCCCGCTTTTCCCCGCCGGCCTGATATAATGGAAATGAAAAAGATGAGAGCGAAGACAATCCTTGACATCAAAGACCGAATGACGCAAGCCGTCCCGCCCGATGCGGCAGGAATCATTCGGCGAAAGACCGCAGCCTTTGCCGGAGGGAGGTTTCATGTTTCGTCGGTTTTTTGCCGGGGAAGACGATCCGCTGCTGGTCCAAAGCGGCTCCCCCGGCCTTTTTACCCTCCAGCACCTGATGGTTGTGCTGCTCCTGCTTGCTACCGTCTGTCTGGCCTTGCACCGCATAAGACAACAAGCGTTCCGCACCCGCTTCTTGTGGACCCTTTGCGCCTTTGCGTCACTGGTCGTGCTCGATGTGGCGAGGATGATCTGGGAAGCCCGCACGGGCCAATTTGACCTCAAGGAGGGCTTGCCGCTGCAGCTTTGCGGCATCCAGATGTTTGCCATTCCCTTGGCCCTGTTTTCGCGCGGCCGGATCGGCGACTACATGCGGGAGTTTGTGTTCGCCTACGGCACCGTGGGCTTTTTGCTCGCGCTCCTCCTGCCGATCCCGGCACTGCAAATCTATCCCGTATTCCACTTCAGGAGCATGCAAAGCATGCTGTATCACACCGCTCTGGGCTTTGTCGCCCTGATGTTGCCTCACTTGAATTACCGCCCGGACATAAGGAACGTGCGAAAGGCATACGCCGTGCTCGTCGCATGCGCGCTGTTTACGGGCGCTGTGAACATGCTTTTCGGCAGCAATTATTTGTACACTTCCGCGCTTCCCATCCCCTTTGACCTGCTTCCCTGGCCGCTGTATCTTCCGTTTCTTCTGGCGTTTGCGCTGTTGGTGGGGCGACTGCCCTACTACGCGCATCATTCTTTCCGCTCCATCCGCCGCGCCGGAACCGGCGCGCCGCAAAGGCGGGAATCCATCTCCAAACGTTGAATGCGCCGATCGGATAGGACCATCCCGCACGGTCAGTCGCCCCCTTCTTCCTCCACAGAGACGCCGAAGCTCTTTCTTCACGGCAAAGCCTTTCCCGGACTTTGATTTTCCTGCACCCGAGGAGAAAAATCGGTGACAGGATGAAACGCTTCATCGACTCCGCCAGGACACACCCGGCTTTCTTTAGTGGAAAAGTCTTTGCCGGAGGCAAAAGCGGAGAGAACGACGTCGCGGAGGACGAAGGTTCAAGGTTTCGGTGGTTATTTAAGCTGGATGATCATGCCTAATATCGGGGCATTCAACGCTTGGGGCTTGATCACGGCCTTGTTCGTCCCCGCCGGCTGGCTGCCGGGGGATTCCATCAGACGCCGCAAAAAGGCGGAGATGGCAGTTCACCCGGATCAGGCCATGATAAAGCGTTTTATTCACCTTTGGCACCGCCCCCTCACCGGGATACCGCCGATGGTCCATCGGGAAGGGCCGCATAAATCAGTAAAAAAAAAGACACCTGAAAAAAGGTGTCCCATTCCCCTTCGCGGTTAATATTCTGCTCCTGATTTCGCCTTATACACATCCAGATCCAGCTCTTTGGTAATCCGTCCGGTCAGCAGCCCCGCCGTCATGCTTCCGCTCACGTTGAGGGCCGTGCGCCCCATGTCGATCAGGGGTTCGATCGAAATCAGCAAGCCGGCCAAACCGATCGGCAGGTTCATCGCCGACAGGACCAGGATGGCGGCAAAGGTGGCTCCTCCCCCGACGCCCGCCACCCCCAGCGAGCTGATGGCCACCGTCAGAATCAGGGTGATGAGGAAAACGGGATCCATCGGGTTGATGCCGACCGTTGGCGCGATCATGACGGCGAGCATCGCCGGATAAATTCCGGCGCATCCGTTCTGTCCGATCGAGACCCCGAAGGAACCGGACAGATTGGCGATTCCCTCGGACACGCCCAGCTGGTTCGTCTGGGTTTGGATGTTCAGCGGAAGGGTTCCCGCGCTGGAGCGCGACGTAAACGCAAAGGAAAGGACCGGCAAGGCCTTTTTCACGTAAATCAGCGGATTCAATCGGAATATCGCCAGCAAGACCAGGTGCACGGCAAACATCGCGAGTAAGGCCGCATAGGAGGCGATGACGAACTTGCCCAGTTTCAAAACCGACCCCACATCCGTCGTCGCCACCGCCTTCGTCATCATGGCGAACACTCCGTAGGGAGTGAGGCGCAAAACGAGCGTCACCATTCTCATGACGACCGCGTGGAGCGATTCGACAATCTTTGCAAACAGATCGGCCTGCTCCGGACTTTTCCTTTTGACCCCCAAATAGGAGAGGCCGAGAATGGTCGCAAAGATGACGACGGCGATCGTCGAAGTGGGACGCGCCCCGGTGAAGTCCAAAAAGGGATTGGCCGGCAGGAGCTCAAGGATTTTTTGGGGGAACGTTTGGTCCTTGATCTCCTCAAACTTCCCCTGGATCTCTTCCGCCCTTGAAAGTTCCGCATCGCCCTGTTCGATCTGAACCGCCTTCAGATCAAAGCCCAGGGCGGCGGCGACGCCGATGGCCGCGGCAATCGCCGTCGTGCCGATCAAAATGGCGATGATCAGCCCGGCGATCTTGCCGGTATTGTTGGAGAGTTTCATTTTTGTGAACGTCATCAAAATGGAGATGAAAATCAGCGGGATGACGATCATCTGCAACAGCTTCACATACCCGCTTCCCACGATATCAAACCAATCGATCGAGGCCGTCAAGGGATCCCGATTGGACGCGTAAGCCCACTGCAGGGCAAATCCGAACACAATCCCCACGCCGAGGGCGGTGAAAACGCGCTTGGAAAAGGAAAGGCGTTTTCGCTGCATAAAATACAGGCCGTAAAGGATCAGAAGAAACAATACCATGTTTAATATCAACAATGGCGCCTTCAACATCCATCCTCCTGTTCTCCAATCGATTTCCGTATTAGATATAAACTAATAAATCCTATCTGTCAAGTAAGATTTAATCCCTGCGATCTCCGCCGGTGCCATTCAACCTCCGCTTTCCGCTTCCCAACAACTTTTTCCAGGAACATCCGCACCCATAAGAAAGGGGACCGGGAGCGATTCGGTCCCCTTATATTTTACGGCTGGAAGGTCATCGTGACGCTGACCACTTCCGGACGATTGCCGATCCGCAGGGGCGGACCCCAGGTGCCGTACCCGCAGGATACGATGAGGTGGTAGTTTCCTTTTTTCAGCAATCCCCAATCCTCTTCATAGATGAGGGCGGTGATCAGATTCGCGGGAAAAATCTGCCCCCGGTGGGTGTGGCCGGACAGCTGAAGATCGATGCCGGCGGCCCGGGCCTCCTCCAGGTCGACGGGCCGGTGGTCCAGCAGAATGA from Planifilum fulgidum includes these protein-coding regions:
- a CDS encoding inositol monophosphatase family protein, producing the protein MEEVLHRACGIAVEAARFAGTLIRERFGGPFRAWEKGDFGDVVTGVDEQAEQEIIRRIRRHFPDHAIRGEETGRSGEAGDWLWMVDPLDEANHFAIGLPLCAVSITLLHRDEPVLGVICDAHLDQIYVARKGKGAFCGDRRLWAVPAASLPGRCPPVGPRDIRFRRIPLRQG
- a CDS encoding carbohydrate ABC transporter permease, yielding MKRIFVRPLFYVIVIGYAIVTIGPFLWSVFTSFKMTPDINTLWVPLERLTFENYENIVLSDEYPFARWFFNSLLVAAIVTTGNVVFNSMAGYALARIPFPGRKALFLTILAVMMVPGQVILVPMYILLSNLGWINTYAGLTIPFLTQSFGIFLMRQFFLSIPRELEEAGFLDGLSRWGVFWRIAMPLARPAIATQIIFMFLGNWNSFMWPNLLTSSEEMYTLPVGLNSLYGEYDAFWNHVLAGAMFMTVPVIIVFLIFQRHFIKGLATTGLK
- a CDS encoding carbohydrate ABC transporter permease; this translates as MGYLFTLPVIVSLAVFLIGPIFYAFFLSFQSFTFLNPEGAEFVGLDNYIQMFQDERFLRALLNTSIYSLGVVPVQVSIALMLALIVNSKIKGKTFFRVAYFLPTVTSTVAVSVMFLFLFKKDGLVNHILGFFGIAARSWFDDVTFALPSIMMMAVWSTVGQFMVIYLAGLQDIPDDLYEAAQIDGANRWQQFWHITLPMLKPTTFFIVVMSIIGTFQVFDQMYVISGGDGGPLDATLTVVLYLYNKAFRDFEMGYASAIAFFLFFVILILTLIQRKFFGEEMRM
- a CDS encoding ABC transporter substrate-binding protein; protein product: MLKRRWMTWVSLVVAVAFVLSGCGGGSEGSSEDGKVTITLGGAFSSPAEKKIVQEQVAAFEKENPNIKVKLHSITGDYLSEMQTLIAAKDEPDVYYLDSMPAPQFMKLGVLEPLDEYIKKNNVDLSAYEESLVKAFQWEGKTYGIPKDYNTLVLFYNKKMFEEAGVKPPKTWDELKDVAKKLTKGNKKAIALHPSLDRYQPFLIQNGGQVLDEKGNPTLNHPANAEALQFITDLFIKDKVADTPSNLGVEWNGDAFAEEKVAMVFEGGWMIPFLKEKAPDLEYGMVELPVKEKQNSNLAFTVAYVMSKNSKHKEEAFKLLQFLTSEKGQQPVVEGGLALPSLKSMGEKFLEKYPEREAFVKGVEYAEPYQYGEKGNELVDAFNKAAESAILKKTPAKKALEEAQNKLK
- a CDS encoding amylo-alpha-1,6-glucosidase — translated: MTQVIKEGDLFFYSDDNGDLPAGDDRGLGMFTQDTRFLSRLEWKLEGIPTVPLGGEADGATSCYRFTNREGTDAEGKPVGGDLLDITRKRWIYGGVVYETFSFINRGDRPVQTRLSLLVDADFADMFVVRGWKGRVGKREGVTPTEKGVRFSYRGVDGVHRTTDVETEGTPAEVADDGTIRFPLRLESNVCRSVHLRYVPGTDGEIPRVIGEQQSLLKLEESEREWFVGTPEVNSDWDDFNRMFARGLKDLRMLLTDLGDGPFPVAGLPIYAVPFGRDSLIAALQALPVRPEVAKGTLRILAKYQGKKEDAWRDEEPGKILHEIRFGELARSGQIPFTPYYGSIDSTPLFLILIAEVYRWTGDLDFVREMVPHAIEALNWIDRYGDPAGTGYVSYAMRSSKGIRNQGWKDSEDSVVHRDGRLAEAPIALSEVQGYVYMAKKAWSDLFRLLGDGERSERLNREAELLRERFARDFWMEDEQFVALALDGEGKQAGTVTSNPGHCLMTGILPPEQAERVARRLLEPDLFSGWGVRTKSSACKSYDPDSYHNGSVWPHDNALILLGLKRLGFYREAERIIRGLVEASVYFQHRLPELFSGHERGEGGPLPYPVACSPQAWAAGTAFTILQAILGVEPDPVGKRIHLHPDLPQGMNRLSVRRLRLGQGVLDLNLERVGDATRTWVEINTTGWDVAIHPC
- a CDS encoding aldo/keto reductase; its protein translation is MQYARLGTSHLKVSRIGMGTGGWMWDGMDESEATYALHRAVDLGINLIDTAPLYGFGRAEEIIGKALAESRSRNRVVIATKAGLEWDARRRIWWCNASRKRILEEIEQSLRRLRTDWIDLYQIHWPDPETPIEETAETLLSLYEKGVIRAVGVSNFRPEQMEAWRKVAPLHANQLQLNLFRRHFLETAFRHCRRHDIGTLTWGTLAGGLLTGKFSADTAFPENDARRHDPMFQGERFRQYLAATEELKKTAAERGRTVTQLAVRWTLQQPGVTVALWGARRPDHLDEVPGVFGWSLSDRDFARIDDILRKTVTNPLPPPPPDFRPPSRSEMKRWRR
- a CDS encoding YolD-like family protein, whose product is MDRGNKLWEGHRLLLPQHRDLILEEKQKAKEYHPPELAADELEALDRTIRWSRAKKRPIVLTYASKYGPKRCTGVVLNINLLEGWIILQSGEEKRLIPLSKIVGAEAESGWE
- a CDS encoding TIGR02206 family membrane protein, translated to MFRRFFAGEDDPLLVQSGSPGLFTLQHLMVVLLLLATVCLALHRIRQQAFRTRFLWTLCAFASLVVLDVARMIWEARTGQFDLKEGLPLQLCGIQMFAIPLALFSRGRIGDYMREFVFAYGTVGFLLALLLPIPALQIYPVFHFRSMQSMLYHTALGFVALMLPHLNYRPDIRNVRKAYAVLVACALFTGAVNMLFGSNYLYTSALPIPFDLLPWPLYLPFLLAFALLVGRLPYYAHHSFRSIRRAGTGAPQRRESISKR
- a CDS encoding L-cystine transporter, with amino-acid sequence MKAPLLILNMVLFLLILYGLYFMQRKRLSFSKRVFTALGVGIVFGFALQWAYASNRDPLTASIDWFDIVGSGYVKLLQMIVIPLIFISILMTFTKMKLSNNTGKIAGLIIAILIGTTAIAAAIGVAAALGFDLKAVQIEQGDAELSRAEEIQGKFEEIKDQTFPQKILELLPANPFLDFTGARPTSTIAVVIFATILGLSYLGVKRKSPEQADLFAKIVESLHAVVMRMVTLVLRLTPYGVFAMMTKAVATTDVGSVLKLGKFVIASYAALLAMFAVHLVLLAIFRLNPLIYVKKALPVLSFAFTSRSSAGTLPLNIQTQTNQLGVSEGIANLSGSFGVSIGQNGCAGIYPAMLAVMIAPTVGINPMDPVFLITLILTVAISSLGVAGVGGGATFAAILVLSAMNLPIGLAGLLISIEPLIDMGRTALNVSGSMTAGLLTGRITKELDLDVYKAKSGAEY